The Candidatus Bathyarchaeia archaeon DNA segment GAGTTAATGGAAGCTTAATGTTTGAGTGTTGTTGTAATAGCCGTGCTTACAGGTTATAGCCCCCCCTTATAAATAGGTTGAATTAGAGTTTAGACTTGATATGCTTGGAGCAGTACAGTAACAATTAATTTGTGTTGCCAATACATTGTTCAGCAGAGAAGCGAAGGGCCCGTAGCCCAGTATGGATTAAGGCGCCGGCCTCCGGAGCCGGAGAACCGGGGTTCAAATCCCCGCGGGCCCGCTGAACATTTATTTATGTTTGTTTTTGGGTTTGTGACGGCAAAAACACTAAATCTTTGCAAATAGTAATAGTTTGTTTCTTAATGTGGGGTTGCAGCTGATTTGAAGATTAAGGTGGCAGCGGCTTTTTTGGCAGTTTATCTTATTTGGGGTTCGACTTACTTGGCGATTAGGTTTGTTATTGAGTCGTTGCCGCCGTTTTTCATGGCTGGGACACGGTTTTTGGTTGCGGGAGCGGTTTTGTATGTTTTTATTCGATTGCGTGGTGTGGAAGGCGAAACTAGAGGTGATTGGAGTTGTGCTTTTGTTTTGGGCGGGTTGATGTTGTTGGGTGGGCATGGTGCTGTTGTGTGGGCGGAGCAGTGGGTACCTTCTGGTTTAGCATGTTTGTTGGTTGGCACTGTGCCTTTGTGGATGGTTTTTCTGGATTGGTTGTGGAACAAGCATAAGCCAAACGTTAAGGTTGTTGGCGGAGTAGTTTTGGGTTTTGTCGGTGTTATCTTGCTTGTCGGCGGAGTAGAAAGTTTAGGCGCTAGCAGCGTTGACCTCGCCGGAGCTGGAATTATCGTTTTTGGTGCTTTCTTGTGGGCAAATGGTTCGCTGTATTCACGTTCTGCCAAACAACCAAAGTCACAGTTGTTAGCCACTGCATTGGAAATGGTTGCTGGTGGAATATTGTTACTTTTGGCAAGTTTGGTAACTGGAGAACTGAATCGCGTAAGACTGGATTTGATTTCCATACGTTCATTGGTCAGCTGGGTTTATCTCATCGTGTTTGGCGCGCTTGTTGCATTTACTTGTTACATTTGGTTGCTGAAGGTGACTACGCCGGCGAGGGTCTCGACATACGCCTATGTAAACCCAATTGTGGCGATGTTTCTTGGTTGGACGCTGGCAAATGAACCGATAACTGCAAGAAATGTGGCAGCCGCAACACTAATCCTCACCGCAGTAGTCATCATAACAACATATGAGACACGCAAAAAGAGCCAAGAAAACAAGTAAAAACAGCACCAAATAATCAATTGACGCTAAATTGAACTTTCATAAGCCTTTAACAGCGCGTTTATATCGTTTCCCACGTTTTCTCCATTGTATCCGCCTTCTAACACAAAAAACGTGTGCTTTCCAAGCTTGGCAATCCTTTTTCCAATTTCTCTATAGCCTTTTTCTGTAAGCCCAAGGCTCGCTAAATCTCCTGCGTGAGTGTCAAACCCAGCGGAAACCGCGACCACTTCGAACCGTTCCATGTCAACTGAACTCAGAGCCTTATCAAGCGTTGCCATGTGTACTTCGTCTCCGCAGTCAGGCGGCAACGGAAAATTTAGGCAGTTTCCTTCGTGAAAAATGCCTGTGCCCGGATAATTTGGGTGTCTATGTAAGGAAACGTAGGTGACTTTTTCGTTGCCTAAGAAAATCTCTTGTGTGCCATTGCCATGATGCCCGTCTATGTCCAGAATAAGCGTTGGCTTGTTTAGGTGTTTTACTGCAATTGCGATGTTGTTGAAGTAGCAGAATCCTCGCGTGTAAGCGCCTAAGGCGGCACCATTCACGCCAGCATGATGCCCAGGTGGACGCATAATTGAGAAACCGCCAACTTTAGCTGCCAATATTGCTCCGCCAGCCGCTAATCGGGCGAACTCAAAAATATTGTCATAAGCGGGAGTGTCTCCATCAGCAACCAAACCTTTCCTAACGCCCCAAACATAATCCACATCATGCACACGAAGCAAATCATCCTCGCTGGCGGGTTCGGGCTCCAAAAATTCGTATCCAAGATTTTTCAAAATTTCTGCGGCTTTCCTAACTCTCTCTGGTCCTTCAATGTGATAATGTCCATATCCTAAACATTTTTCGGAAAAGATGATTTTAGTTCGCATATTTCCACGGCTGACAAGCTAATTGATTTTCAAATTAAAATATAACCTCATCTCTTTAAATGGTGAGAAACTCTTTGGCGATTGAGGCTAACATGCGATGGTTTCAGTGAACCCCTTTGCAGAGTTCCGTAGTGAATGTGAAAAAATCCTAGCAGAGGCTTTAAAGAAAGCTTTTTCTGAAACCCAAATTCCCGAGTTAACTTTTGAGAAACCACCAGTTCCAGAGTATGGACAACTTGCGTCTTCTGTATGTTTTGAGCTTGCCAAGAAAATCGGCAAAAAGCCACTTGACGTAGCTAAATTGTTAACGAAGACTATTAAAAAATCCAAATTAGGCTTAACTAAACGGGTAGAGCCCGCTGGAGCTGGATACGTAAACTTTCACGTAGATTTCGCAAAGTTTTCAGCTTTAACTGTTGAGTCAGTTTTGCAGTTTGATGCAGACTACGGTTTTGTCAAAACCGAAAAACCACAAAAAATCATCGTGGAGCACACAAGCGCGAATCCAGCACATCCCATACACATTGGAACCGCCAGAAATCCCATGATAGGCGATTCGCTCGCTCGCATACTAAACGCTAGAGGACACACAGTTTTTCGTCACTTTTATGTTGATGATGTTGGTCGGCAAACAGCGGTTATGGCTTATGGTTACGAGAAACTTGGCAAACCAAAACCCTCAGAGAAGCCAGACCACTTTATCGGCAAAGTCTACACAATAACAAGCTGCATAGTCGAAATCAACCGCCTAAAAAAAGAGCTAGACCGCGCCAAAACGGTTTCAGCCATGGAAGAAATTGCCAAAATCAACCGTGAACTGGACGAATGGATGGCTGTGGCTGTTGAGTTAAAAGAGAAATACTCAGACCTTTTCGAGAAACTCCTTGAGAAAATAAGCAAGGACGAAGACCCAGAAAGCGAGATTGGAAGGCTGAACAGAGCCTACGAGATGGGAGAAGAAAAAGCAAAAAAACTCGTGAGAGAAGTTGTTGAACTCTGCATGCAAGGTTTTACTGAGACCCTCAGCCGCGCGGGAGTTATCTTTGATTCGTGGGATTGGGAAAGCGATTACGTATGGAGCGGCAAAGTTTCCGAGGTTATTCAAAGACTAAAGACTACACCATATGTTTTCACTTTGGGCGGGGTTCTGGAATTTGATGCAGATAAAGTTGCAAGAAACTATGATTTGAAGAGTAAACTTGGATTGAGAGAAGATTATGAAATTCCGCCTCTAACGCTTGTGCGTGCAGATGGCACAACACTGTACACGACGCGGGACATCGCCTACACGTTGTGGAAGTTTGAACAGGCAGACAAATACATTAATGTTATAGGAATGGAGCAAACCCTCGCTCAATTACAACTGAAAATTGCGTTGCACGCTATAGGCTATGGCAAGCACGCTGAAAACCTGGTGCACTTCGCTTATAATCTCGTTTCTTTGCCGGGTTACAAGATGAGCAGTCGAAGAGGACACTACATAATGTTTGACGAAGTAATGAACGAAGCAGTTGAACGCGCTTACGAAGAAGTTTCGAAGCGCTCTCCACAACTGTCTGAAAAAGAAAAAAGAGACATTGCAGATTTTGTTGGCATAGGCGCAGTCCGCTATGCCTTGGTTGAGGTTGACCCTTCCAAACCTGTCGTGTTCACGTGGGACCGCGTACTGAACTTCGAAAAAAACAGCGCACCCTACATCCAATACACACACGCAAGAGCATGCAG contains these protein-coding regions:
- a CDS encoding EamA family transporter; its protein translation is MKIKVAAAFLAVYLIWGSTYLAIRFVIESLPPFFMAGTRFLVAGAVLYVFIRLRGVEGETRGDWSCAFVLGGLMLLGGHGAVVWAEQWVPSGLACLLVGTVPLWMVFLDWLWNKHKPNVKVVGGVVLGFVGVILLVGGVESLGASSVDLAGAGIIVFGAFLWANGSLYSRSAKQPKSQLLATALEMVAGGILLLLASLVTGELNRVRLDLISIRSLVSWVYLIVFGALVAFTCYIWLLKVTTPARVSTYAYVNPIVAMFLGWTLANEPITARNVAAATLILTAVVIITTYETRKKSQENK
- a CDS encoding histone deacetylase produces the protein MRTKIIFSEKCLGYGHYHIEGPERVRKAAEILKNLGYEFLEPEPASEDDLLRVHDVDYVWGVRKGLVADGDTPAYDNIFEFARLAAGGAILAAKVGGFSIMRPPGHHAGVNGAALGAYTRGFCYFNNIAIAVKHLNKPTLILDIDGHHGNGTQEIFLGNEKVTYVSLHRHPNYPGTGIFHEGNCLNFPLPPDCGDEVHMATLDKALSSVDMERFEVVAVSAGFDTHAGDLASLGLTEKGYREIGKRIAKLGKHTFFVLEGGYNGENVGNDINALLKAYESSI
- a CDS encoding arginine--tRNA ligase, which produces MVSVNPFAEFRSECEKILAEALKKAFSETQIPELTFEKPPVPEYGQLASSVCFELAKKIGKKPLDVAKLLTKTIKKSKLGLTKRVEPAGAGYVNFHVDFAKFSALTVESVLQFDADYGFVKTEKPQKIIVEHTSANPAHPIHIGTARNPMIGDSLARILNARGHTVFRHFYVDDVGRQTAVMAYGYEKLGKPKPSEKPDHFIGKVYTITSCIVEINRLKKELDRAKTVSAMEEIAKINRELDEWMAVAVELKEKYSDLFEKLLEKISKDEDPESEIGRLNRAYEMGEEKAKKLVREVVELCMQGFTETLSRAGVIFDSWDWESDYVWSGKVSEVIQRLKTTPYVFTLGGVLEFDADKVARNYDLKSKLGLREDYEIPPLTLVRADGTTLYTTRDIAYTLWKFEQADKYINVIGMEQTLAQLQLKIALHAIGYGKHAENLVHFAYNLVSLPGYKMSSRRGHYIMFDEVMNEAVERAYEEVSKRSPQLSEKEKRDIADFVGIGAVRYALVEVDPSKPVVFTWDRVLNFEKNSAPYIQYTHARACSILRKAERKPEKPDYKLLKEPLEHEIVLALASFPDTFIEASEYLKPNMIADFANALADKFNTFYNAFPVIKAQPQELSDARLALTDAVRIVLRNALNLIGIKAPEKM